TCATCATGGCTAAGATTTCTAACTTGACGTTGACGGTCTGGGACTGGTCGCCATCCGCTAATGTGAATAACGTTAAGCCATCATTAGCATAAACATTGGGAGCTAAAAATAGGCACAACAATAGCAGGATGACACGAACCATATTAGTCGTTCGCTCCAGTTAAACTGATAGCTTCTACTTCTAGCAATCTCACGCCGTAACGGCCATTCACTTCAACCACTTCACCGCGACCGAGTAAGGCACCGTTAACACGAATATCCAATGGCTCACCTACCATACGATCAAGCGCAACAACATCCCCTTCACCCATTTGGGTTAGCTCACCCAATGACATTTCAGTGCTGGCTAACTCAAGCGTCACTTGCACTGGCAGTTGATGAAAAAACGACATATCTTTTAATGTTTTTGCTTTTGGTGCTGGTTGAGACTCTACCAAGGTATCTTCTAACAATAAGTCGTCATCAAGTAAGAAATCATCATCTTGTAAAAGTATATTTTCAGGCATGGGTAGTGTCCTCTGAGCGAAACGCTTCCTGGGTAAGTTTGGCAACCATTTGTCCATCATCATTATGAACAGTGGCGTAAAATAATGGTCTGCGACCGATAGTAACGGGGCAACGAGAATGTAAATTCATCGGTAAAATATCGCCCACTTTCAATCCTTCAAGAGACGTTACGGGCACCAATTGATGACCGAGTTCTAATGTCGCTTTAATCGGGATTTGTCTTAATCGTTGGCTCAATTTAGCGCTTAGATCTGTCGCAGCTTGAAATTCACTTGGCTGCTCAGCCATAAGCCCGAGAGCAAACTCCGTCATACATAACATCATTGGCGGCCCAACATGTTCTGCAGGAAAACTTAAAGTCCATGCCAGTGGCACTTCCATAGGAGTGGTATTCACCACCAATTCGAGATCTAAGCCATCCTCATCCAATTCGGTTACAGGCAACACATCTAATGCTGAACGCATTAGCCGTTTCACTAGACGAAATTCAGACAAACTTGGCGCTCGCAGTGGTGACTGCAGTGGACTTGAGAAACTACCGTAATAGCCACTAGCTAGCTGATCTAAAGTGCATTTATCAATTCGCCACCATGCTAATGGCGTACGTCTATAGCTCATTAAAAACCAAGCATGACTCAAGTTAGGTGTGACAGGGCTAAGCTCAGTAGATAGCTCAACTCTTGATAACGCATGATGACCTTGACCGATAATTGGGCCGAGTAAGTCATTAATATTATCTAGCAACGAGCGATGACACCGCTCTAATTGAAGAACAAGGCGACTACGGGCTAATTTTTCTTGTACTAGCGCGACAGTTCTGACTTTCTGAAGTTGCTGTTTTTTTATTAAACTTGCTTTGGCTGTGGTTTTCATTTTAATTTAAAACTCACTTCAACATAAATACATTTATTAATGAATAATTAATACTGGTAATAATTTGTATCGCTCTACTTAACCTTACAAAGAAGCTAATCGAACTAAAACCAATCAAACTCATCAATTAAAAACTAAATCGACATTATTTTGACCAAATAATGAATTTTGACATACTGCAAAAATTAATAAGGTGTAAAACAATTAATGATGGCGACAGTACATTCAAAAAACAAAACAACAAAATAACAAAATAAATTAATACAAGCTTAATTAAATAATAAAATCTTTATACAAGGCGACCTAATCAAACAAAAACTAAAACATTATTTAAAAATAAGTTAGCAAGTAATTTTTAGTAATTTAAATCAGATATTTAAACATTAAACATCTACTCTTCTTTTTAAGATATCTCAGCAAAACCAGTATTTCGGCAAGATACTACATCATTTATTAAATCAATAACAACGCCAATATCATTAATAGTTCACAAAGTTTGTTCTATTTATAACTTTTACAAAAAATTCATTTGAATAGTTTTTTATTTAGTGTTTAATACTGCAAAACTTTATTAAGCCATTCAAATAGAAATTAATATAGGATATTGATAGTTGAAAAAATTAATACCAATTACAATTATATTTCTTATTTTTTCATTACATTCCCATGCCGAAACCATAGAGAATATTTATAAGACACCTATGGAAAAATCTTCTTGGGAATTCTCAGGCAATATCTT
This window of the Shewanella goraebulensis genome carries:
- a CDS encoding FliM/FliN family flagellar motor switch protein, which produces MKTTAKASLIKKQQLQKVRTVALVQEKLARSRLVLQLERCHRSLLDNINDLLGPIIGQGHHALSRVELSTELSPVTPNLSHAWFLMSYRRTPLAWWRIDKCTLDQLASGYYGSFSSPLQSPLRAPSLSEFRLVKRLMRSALDVLPVTELDEDGLDLELVVNTTPMEVPLAWTLSFPAEHVGPPMMLCMTEFALGLMAEQPSEFQAATDLSAKLSQRLRQIPIKATLELGHQLVPVTSLEGLKVGDILPMNLHSRCPVTIGRRPLFYATVHNDDGQMVAKLTQEAFRSEDTTHA
- the fliN gene encoding flagellar motor switch protein FliN; the protein is MPENILLQDDDFLLDDDLLLEDTLVESQPAPKAKTLKDMSFFHQLPVQVTLELASTEMSLGELTQMGEGDVVALDRMVGEPLDIRVNGALLGRGEVVEVNGRYGVRLLEVEAISLTGAND